A genomic region of Acidimicrobiales bacterium contains the following coding sequences:
- a CDS encoding sigma-70 family RNA polymerase sigma factor, whose translation MTSFEDFHRSKAKHALHYARAILGADSAEDVCQEAWFKAWRAWGSADPAKLDTWLLAIVRNCCFERMRSNRPVAVLTDDDASPVPPPDEVVVAALEMAAAWVLLQRLSPPLREALWLREVMDLSYAEIAEVQHVPQGTVMSRLHTARRKASRLLASRRLT comes from the coding sequence ATGACCTCGTTCGAGGACTTCCACCGATCGAAGGCCAAGCATGCCCTCCACTATGCGCGCGCGATCCTTGGTGCCGACTCCGCAGAGGACGTCTGCCAAGAGGCCTGGTTCAAGGCGTGGCGCGCCTGGGGTTCCGCCGATCCCGCCAAGCTCGACACGTGGCTGCTGGCCATCGTGCGCAACTGCTGCTTCGAGCGCATGCGGTCCAACCGGCCTGTCGCCGTCCTCACCGACGACGACGCGTCACCCGTCCCCCCGCCCGACGAGGTCGTCGTCGCCGCTCTGGAGATGGCCGCGGCCTGGGTCCTGCTCCAGCGCCTGTCGCCGCCTCTTCGCGAGGCCCTCTGGCTGCGTGAGGTCATGGACCTCTCCTACGCCGAGATCGCCGAGGTCCAGCATGTCCCGCAGGGGACAGTGATGTCGCGCCTGCACACCGCCCGCCGCAAGGCCAGCCGGCTGCTCGCATCGAGGCGTCTGACGTGA
- a CDS encoding mechanosensitive ion channel domain-containing protein, with protein MDDHGYVYDLLRKWGMGDFGASTWEFLLVRPLKIALLVVIGIVVARIGARAVRRFVRTLGTRAPVHPGSVRSEQRISTVGKVLGGMVRAVVWIIVLLVVLGEVGVDLAPLLAGAGIAGIAIGFGAQSLVKDFLSGFFILLEDQYGVGDVINLGDATGTVEDISLRVTRLRATDGTVWFVPNGEIKRVGNTSMEWSRALIDVQVAYDSDLAAVTSAIAEVAGTFADDATWHEAVLEPPEVWGVQAMGPDGLTIRLVVKTAPRQQYAVARELRGRITDRLRRDGVRGPGQTLQTVLVTAGALDSGTPPVAPSDVPGGSEGAGGTGSAPGGGSGAATGPAGPAGPASAEG; from the coding sequence GTGGATGACCACGGGTACGTCTACGACCTGCTGCGCAAGTGGGGGATGGGCGACTTCGGAGCGAGCACGTGGGAGTTCCTGCTCGTCCGTCCCCTCAAGATCGCCCTGTTGGTGGTCATCGGCATCGTGGTGGCCCGCATCGGCGCACGGGCCGTCCGCCGGTTCGTACGTACCCTCGGCACGCGCGCTCCCGTGCACCCCGGGTCGGTGCGCTCCGAGCAACGGATCTCGACGGTCGGCAAGGTCCTCGGCGGGATGGTACGGGCCGTCGTGTGGATCATCGTGCTGCTCGTCGTGCTCGGCGAGGTCGGCGTCGACCTGGCGCCCCTGCTCGCCGGGGCCGGCATCGCCGGGATCGCCATCGGCTTCGGCGCCCAGAGCCTGGTGAAGGACTTCCTCTCCGGGTTCTTCATCCTGCTGGAGGACCAGTACGGCGTGGGTGACGTGATCAACCTGGGCGACGCCACGGGGACGGTGGAGGACATCTCGCTGCGGGTGACCCGCCTCCGCGCCACCGACGGGACGGTGTGGTTCGTGCCCAACGGCGAGATCAAGCGGGTGGGCAACACCTCGATGGAGTGGTCGAGGGCGCTGATCGACGTGCAGGTGGCGTACGACTCGGACCTGGCGGCGGTCACGTCCGCCATCGCCGAGGTGGCCGGCACCTTCGCCGACGACGCCACCTGGCACGAGGCCGTGCTGGAGCCGCCCGAGGTGTGGGGCGTGCAGGCCATGGGCCCCGACGGGCTCACCATCCGCCTGGTGGTGAAGACGGCCCCCCGTCAGCAGTACGCCGTCGCCCGCGAGCTGCGGGGCCGGATCACCGACCGGCTCCGGCGCGACGGGGTCCGCGGGCCGGGGCAGACGCTGCAGACGGTGCTGGTGACGGCGGGGGCGCTCGACTCGGGAACGCCGCCTGTGGCGCCGTCGGACGTCCCTGGCGGGAGCGAGGGCGCAGGGGGTACCGGGTCGGCTCCTGGCGGGGGCTCCGGTGCAGCAACGGGCCCGGCGGGCCCGGCGGGCCCTGCTTCCGCGGAAGGCTGA
- a CDS encoding CsbD family protein, giving the protein MANFDDLKGRAKEAAGDLTDDDDLKREGKVDQATGTVKEKVGDAADKVKDVLDRH; this is encoded by the coding sequence ATGGCGAACTTCGATGATCTGAAGGGCAGGGCCAAGGAAGCGGCCGGTGACCTCACCGATGACGACGATCTGAAGCGTGAGGGCAAGGTCGACCAGGCCACGGGCACCGTCAAGGAGAAGGTCGGCGATGCCGCCGACAAGGTGAAGGACGTCCTCGACCGCCACTGA
- a CDS encoding glycosyltransferase family 4 protein, translating into MRIAVIAPPWTPVPPALYGGIELVVDRLANGFHKAGHDVLLFTTGDSTCPVPRAWALEEAEHQRIGMVVPELRHIMAAYDAVQDYDIVHDHTVMGPVYAQRFPDLHVVTTVHGPFNHELSDLYGRMAADGVPLIGISHAQSRPVPDIPIARVIHHGLDADAFPVGKGEGGYYLFLGRMSPDKGAHRATEICYKAGVPLLMAAKMREPWEHEYFDANVRPYLNDQIRYLGEVAHEEKIDLLANARGLIFPIRWNEPFGMVMLEAMACGTPVLAFPEGAAPEVVEHGKTGFLCADEGEMIDAIGRIDEIDRADCRASVEGYFSADRMVAEHVELFTKIVSG; encoded by the coding sequence ATGCGGATCGCCGTCATCGCACCCCCGTGGACCCCCGTTCCGCCCGCTCTGTACGGCGGCATCGAGCTCGTGGTCGACCGTCTGGCCAACGGATTCCACAAGGCCGGGCACGACGTGCTGCTGTTCACCACCGGCGACTCCACCTGCCCGGTGCCGCGGGCGTGGGCGCTGGAGGAGGCCGAGCACCAGCGCATCGGGATGGTCGTCCCCGAGCTACGGCACATCATGGCCGCCTACGACGCTGTTCAGGACTACGACATCGTCCACGACCACACGGTGATGGGGCCGGTATACGCCCAGCGCTTCCCCGACTTGCACGTCGTCACGACCGTCCACGGCCCGTTCAACCACGAGCTGTCCGATCTCTACGGCCGGATGGCCGCCGACGGGGTCCCCCTGATCGGCATCTCCCATGCGCAGAGCAGGCCGGTGCCCGATATCCCCATCGCGCGGGTGATCCATCACGGGCTGGATGCCGACGCCTTCCCAGTGGGCAAGGGAGAGGGCGGCTACTACCTGTTCCTCGGCCGCATGTCCCCGGACAAGGGGGCCCACCGGGCGACCGAGATCTGTTACAAGGCGGGTGTTCCCCTCCTCATGGCGGCCAAGATGCGCGAGCCGTGGGAACACGAGTACTTCGACGCCAACGTCCGCCCTTACCTGAACGACCAGATCCGCTACCTGGGCGAGGTCGCGCACGAGGAGAAGATCGACCTGCTGGCCAACGCCCGGGGGCTCATCTTCCCGATCCGCTGGAACGAGCCGTTCGGCATGGTGATGCTGGAGGCGATGGCGTGCGGCACGCCCGTGCTCGCCTTCCCCGAGGGGGCCGCCCCCGAGGTGGTGGAACACGGGAAGACCGGCTTCCTGTGCGCCGACGAGGGCGAGATGATCGACGCCATCGGGAGGATCGACGAGATCGACCGGGCCGACTGCCGGGCCTCCGTCGAGGGGTACTTCTCGGCCGACCGCATGGTGGCCGAGCACGTCGAGCTGTTCACGAAGATCGTGTCCGGCTGA
- a CDS encoding acetoacetate decarboxylase family protein, with translation MADPPWLLRGEGMLAWVAARPTPPLVLPSGLSSIPGPGAVVAMRYDDTPVGPYVELSVVVPARLGLRVGVCTVAMVVTSPEALAECRRSWGLPAELGALRWSAAEPGHRSVVWEDRALAFTGRAFGPSAFVPVAPVRSVAWRPSGAVVLARRMRARVRPARCLIEVDGRDELSWLAGRHPGLSLAGVRIVAQAARRPAGLLSSVPWPEPAPRAAPEPAG, from the coding sequence GTGGCCGACCCGCCTTGGCTGCTGCGCGGCGAAGGCATGCTGGCATGGGTTGCCGCCCGCCCGACCCCGCCCCTGGTGCTGCCCTCGGGGCTGTCGTCGATCCCGGGGCCGGGCGCCGTGGTCGCCATGCGGTACGACGACACGCCCGTCGGCCCCTACGTCGAGCTGTCCGTCGTGGTGCCGGCTCGCCTGGGCCTCCGGGTCGGTGTCTGCACGGTCGCCATGGTCGTGACGTCCCCGGAGGCGCTGGCCGAGTGCCGGCGCAGCTGGGGGCTTCCCGCCGAGCTCGGGGCGCTGCGCTGGTCGGCCGCCGAGCCCGGGCACCGCTCGGTGGTATGGGAGGACCGGGCGCTGGCCTTCACCGGGCGCGCCTTCGGCCCATCGGCGTTCGTCCCTGTGGCGCCGGTGCGGTCGGTGGCGTGGCGTCCGAGCGGCGCCGTCGTGCTGGCCCGCCGGATGCGGGCCCGTGTGCGGCCTGCCCGGTGCCTGATCGAGGTGGACGGGCGCGACGAACTGTCCTGGCTGGCAGGACGGCATCCCGGTCTGAGCCTCGCCGGCGTTCGCATCGTCGCTCAGGCGGCCCGCCGCCCGGCAGGGCTTCTGTCGAGCGTGCCGTGGCCTGAGCCGGCGCCCCGGGCCGCTCCGGAGCCGGCGGGCTGA